A portion of the Nomia melanderi isolate GNS246 chromosome 2, iyNomMela1, whole genome shotgun sequence genome contains these proteins:
- the TAF1C-like gene encoding TATA box-binding protein-associated factor RNA polymerase I subunit C-like, whose product MEDNTMVDNTTEDQSILTSKAYKRAETNLKDRINRTCLKNYPHYLVPGYNLHNDFSLDDVDLENIVEQYQEYPYYCDLPRPLLPPAKIPRSVLNKQDPVLELLSVKDHMNDDLQRLKHYYLKHEKELGQTYKKNIKWQQTGKAVTAKIPKYVAVVAEIMDLDPDPYFKGAYNWYFTGGSVDQIQINDKNILLFPFMSELVAAPIVNIDEFLWKPIFQKATKCELDGSLFELKHNINVDSCMILGRYKSHCNFYILSERNTKWNLTEIHKQTSEVPLVSVDLSLFNFNQYCTVNVERCVTLWDVTKMKHIRNNTVMQTTVLDDSWGSVKFDTMDPNVILFVDRCCLHYLDIRIPFDKPALSLCPKPFLEKCENITLDIESRHHSCRYIGTYHSVLMCDNRSPKQCVQQKWTHQFKNPPLMGQTVNKEDKEFIVLSSQVPTETTILLNTWISNETSHSFNFPFTPSHVMETLNESQLQGMCLNPYLKHRFELCNVGSVIIKNESENIFLFLQNSIGDIYYQCITHDTPLDKYSPINCKSYCILSTWENVVSSQTDALSPLTITEKSNMQHVYECFTNKKLRLKCKDGETDNDFEPSWKQSLEKLNSYMDILAPELLAVWDICEEVPLPLTAAPHQKVLSWLESADTKATIFSQEELENVATPVNTQELISVSQEIDITCLDDSNALQELLLPKVKSRPKKKEHVRKKRKI is encoded by the exons atggagGATAATACAATGGTGGATAATACTACAGAGGATCAAAGTATTTTAACATCAAAAGCATACAAACGAGCTGAGACAAACTTAAAGGATAGAATAAATCGaacatgtttaaaaaattatccaCATTATTTGGTACCAGGATATAACTTACATAATGATTTCTCGTTGGATGATGttgatttggaaaatattgttgaaCAATATCAAGAGTATCCTTACTATTGTGATCTACCACGACCATTATTACCTCCTGCTAAAATTCCAAGAAGTG TGTTAAATAAACAAGATCCTGTATTAGAACTGCTTAGTGTTAAGGATCATATGAACGATGATCTACAAAGACTGAAGCATTATTATCTCAAACATGAGAAAG AGTTAGgacaaacatataaaaaaaatataaaatggcaACAAACAGGAAAAGCAGTTACTGCTAAAATACCTAAATATGTAGCTGTTGTAGCAGAAATTATGGATCTAGATCCAGATCCGTACTTTAAAGGG gcTTATAATTGGTACTTCACTGGTGGATCTGTAgatcaaattcaaataaatgatAAGAATATATTACTTTTTCCTTTCATGAGTGAATTAG TTGCTGCACCTATTGTTAATATAGATGAATTTCTCTGGAAACCAATATTTCAAAAAGCAACTAAATGTGAACTTGATGGTTCATTATTTGAattgaaacataatattaatgttgACTCCT GTATGATTTTGGGTAGATACAAGAGTCATtgtaatttttacatattatcaGAACGCAATACTAAATGGAATCTCACTGAAATTCATAAGCAAACATCAGAAGTCCCACTAGTTAGCGTAgatttaagtttatttaattttaatcagtATTGTACAGTAAATGTAGAAAGATGTGTGACACTGTGGGATGTaactaaaat GAAACATATACGTAATAACACTGTAATGCAAACAACTGTACTGGATGATTCATGGGGAAGTGTAAAATTTGATACGATGGAtccaaatgttattttatttgtagataGATGTTGTCTTCATTACCTTGATATTAGG aTTCCATTTGATAAACCGGCATTATCATTGTGTCCAAAGCCATTTTTGGAAAAGtgtgaaaatattacattagatATTGAAAGTAGACATCATTCTTGTAGATATATAGGGACTTACCATAGTGTTCTGATGTGTGATAATCGTTCTCCAAAACAATGTGTACAACAAAAATGGACTCATCAGTTTAAAAATCCACCACTAATGGGTCAAACTGTGAACAA AGAGGACAAGGAATTTATTGTTTTGTCTAGTCAAGTACCTACTGAAACTAcaatacttttaaatacttGGATAAGTAATGAAACTTCACATTcgtttaattttccatttacaCCTTCTCATGTCATGGAAACGTTGAATGAATCTCAATTACAAGGAATGTGTTTGAATCCATACTTGAAACATAGATTTGAATTATGTAATGTAGGctctgtaattataaaaaacgaaagtgaaaatatattcttgttTCTTCAAAATTCAATCG gaGACATATATTATCAATGTATAACACATGACACTCCATTGGACAAATATTCACCTATTAACTGCAAGTCATATTGTATATTGAGTACATGGGAAAATGTAGTATCTTCACAAACAGACGCACTATCACCTTTAACAATAACTGAAAAATCAAACATGCAACATGTTTATGAGT gttttacaaataaaaagttaCGATTAAAGTGTAAAGACGGTGAAACGGATAATGATTTTGAACCAAGTTGGAAACAGTcccttgaaaaattaaattcttatatGGATATATTAGCACCGGAACTACTAGCTGTGTGGGATATATGTGAAGAAGTACCATTGCCTTTAACAGCAGCACCTCACCAAAAAGTTTTAAGTTGGCTGGAATCTGCAGATACTAAAGCAACAATATTCTCTCAAGAAGAATTGGAGAATGTAGCAACACCAGTTAATACGCAAGAATTAATAAGTGTATCACAAGAAATAGATATAACCTGCTTAGATGACAGTAATGCGTTACAAGAATTACTTTTACCGAAAGTTAAATCCCGTCCAAAGAAGAAGGAACATGTACGAAAAAAACGAAAGATatga
- the LOC116426934 gene encoding lysophosphatidylserine lipase ABHD12 isoform X1 yields MQATYLLLAALTPFIVFDIWYTGIYLFWMMKASIITYLVIFGLLPIIFHYSYSLQKKILFLNFVHWPLNVDFSKPESVGMKGTRNFYLITDQEVKIGVWQVLPQSLLNDSTIITDNDYENVLSNTKQPVFLYMHGNSGNRASGHRLELYKLFQSLDYHVISFDYRGYGDSEVVELSEVGVVEDSKYALEWVLKKVNGSSPVFVWGHSLGTGVSIHVLALLAQENIQPAGLFLEAPFNNIAEELSVHPLAQIFKHLPWFHWVIVEPFYYNNLRFESDEHIKNVQCSIMILHAEDDNVIPFSLGEKLYKAGINYHGNGTNQIQFTRIDSSHGLGHKYICRYEKLPNIIRSFVAETCKNRTD; encoded by the exons ATGCAGGCTACTTACCTACTATTAGCAGCACTGACGCCATTCATCGTTTTTGATATTTGGTATACAGGAAT atatttattttGGATGATGAAAGCATCAATAATTACATACTTAGTTATATTTGGGCTCTTGcccattatatttcattattcttattccttacaaaagaaaatactctttttaaattttg taCATTGGCCACTTAATGTGGACTTTTCAAAGCCAGAGTCAGTTGGAATGAAAGGTACAAGGAACTTTTATCTAATAACTGATCAAGAAGTAAAAATCGGAGTAtg gCAAGTTCTACCTCAATCATTATTAAATGATTCTACTATTATAACTGATAATGATTATGAGAATGTATTGAGTAATACAAAACAACCTGTCTTTCTTTATATGCATGGTAATAGTGGAAATAGAGCAAGTGGTCATCGCttagaattatataaactttttCAATCATTAGATTATCATGTTATAAGTTTTGATTATAGAG GTTACGGTGACAGCGAAGTAGTAGAACTTTCAGAAGTAGGAGTAGTCGAAGATAGTAAATATGCATTAGAATGGGTGTTGAAAAAAGTCAATGGATCATCTCCTGTTTTTGTATGGGGCCATTCTTTAGGCACtgg TGTCTCCATTCACGTATTAGCATTATTGGCACAAGAAAATATTCAGCCAGCAGGTTTGTTCTTGGAAGCACCATTTAATAATATCGCAGAAGAATTAAGCGTACATCCATTAGCACAG atttttaaacatttaccaTGGTTTCATTGGGTTATTGTGGaaccattttattataataatcttcGTTTCGAATCAGATGAGCACATAAAAAATGTTCAGTGTTCAATTATGATATTACATGCAGAAGATGATAATGTTATACCATTTTCCTTGGGTGAAAAA TTATACAAAGCAGGTATAAATTATCACGGTAATGGTAccaatcaaattcaatttacacgAATAGATTCGTCACATGGTCTTGGGCATAAATATATATGCCGCTATGAAAAACTACCTAATATAATTAG ATCATTTGTAGCAGAGACATGTAAAAATCGGACTGACTAA
- the LOC116426936 gene encoding uncharacterized protein LOC116426936, which yields MPTLSDTSDHEDELDIVAEYEKRDSAAEEGNSYNDEGSGNEENQGQTVPKRVDPATSRKHIVRNPIPTLNVERLKGPKGIQTIEKYFEGFKFHGKGHEKLDLDRILKRIEHWAHRLFPKLEFDAFLEKVEKLGTKRELTVFVKKYRQDMINPDDNVMNRDIVDEDNDEKEPDEPMDEFDLLIAEQIEKQKQVINQQPASDTSTAEALFDKLLSQTSNTTSQAIKESNTSTQLSDEVKQRIEKNRQQALQRRQERLKAMQEDAERKKLRDNEDIQLQKSSNDTQISNAALNLENEFA from the coding sequence ATGCCGACTTTATCAGACACCTCCGATCATGAAGACGAACTTGATATTGTGGCCGAATATGAGAAACGCGATTCGGCCGCGGAAGAGGGTAACAGTTACAATGATGAAGGTTCAGGAAATGAGGAAAATCAAGGACAGACTGTTCCAAAGAGAGTTGATCCTGCAACTTCTAGAAAACACATAGTGAGAAATCCTATACCCACGTTGAATGTAGAACGTTTGAAAGGTCCTAAGGGAAtacaaactatagaaaagtattttGAAGGGTTTAAATTTCATGGCAAAGGACATGAAAAATTAGATTTggatagaattttaaaaagaatagaACATTGGGCACACAGATTATTTCCAAAATTAGAATTTGATGCTTTCCTGGAGAAAGTAGAAAAGCTAGGTACCAAAAGGGAGCTAACCGTGTTTGTGAAAAAATATAGACAAGATATGATTAATCCAGATGATAATGTGATGAATCGGGATATAGTAGATGAAGATAATGATGAAAAAGAACCAGATGAACCGATGgatgaatttgatttattaattgcGGAACAAATAGAAAAGCAGAAACAAGTGATTAATCAACAACCAGCATCTGATACATCTACAGCTGAAGCTCTATTCGATAAATTACTGTCACAAACAAGCAATACAACCTCTCAAGCTATTAAAGAAAGTAATACTTCAACACAGTTAAGTGATGAAGTAAAACAACGTATAGAAAAAAATAGACAACAAGCTCTTCAAAGAAGGCAAGAAAGACTGAAAGCAATGCAAGAAGATGCTGAGAGGAAAAAGTTACGAGATAATGAAGATATACAATTGCAAAAAAGTTCTAATGATACACAAATATCCAATGCTGCTctaaatttagaaaatgaatttgcataa
- the LOC116426934 gene encoding lysophosphatidylserine lipase ABHD12 isoform X4 produces the protein MMKASIITYLVIFGLLPIIFHYSYSLQKKILFLNFVHWPLNVDFSKPESVGMKGTRNFYLITDQEVKIGVWQVLPQSLLNDSTIITDNDYENVLSNTKQPVFLYMHGNSGNRASGHRLELYKLFQSLDYHVISFDYRGYGDSEVVELSEVGVVEDSKYALEWVLKKVNGSSPVFVWGHSLGTGVSIHVLALLAQENIQPAGLFLEAPFNNIAEELSVHPLAQIFKHLPWFHWVIVEPFYYNNLRFESDEHIKNVQCSIMILHAEDDNVIPFSLGEKLYKAGINYHGNGTNQIQFTRIDSSHGLGHKYICRYEKLPNIIRSFVAETCKNRTD, from the exons ATGATGAAAGCATCAATAATTACATACTTAGTTATATTTGGGCTCTTGcccattatatttcattattcttattccttacaaaagaaaatactctttttaaattttg taCATTGGCCACTTAATGTGGACTTTTCAAAGCCAGAGTCAGTTGGAATGAAAGGTACAAGGAACTTTTATCTAATAACTGATCAAGAAGTAAAAATCGGAGTAtg gCAAGTTCTACCTCAATCATTATTAAATGATTCTACTATTATAACTGATAATGATTATGAGAATGTATTGAGTAATACAAAACAACCTGTCTTTCTTTATATGCATGGTAATAGTGGAAATAGAGCAAGTGGTCATCGCttagaattatataaactttttCAATCATTAGATTATCATGTTATAAGTTTTGATTATAGAG GTTACGGTGACAGCGAAGTAGTAGAACTTTCAGAAGTAGGAGTAGTCGAAGATAGTAAATATGCATTAGAATGGGTGTTGAAAAAAGTCAATGGATCATCTCCTGTTTTTGTATGGGGCCATTCTTTAGGCACtgg TGTCTCCATTCACGTATTAGCATTATTGGCACAAGAAAATATTCAGCCAGCAGGTTTGTTCTTGGAAGCACCATTTAATAATATCGCAGAAGAATTAAGCGTACATCCATTAGCACAG atttttaaacatttaccaTGGTTTCATTGGGTTATTGTGGaaccattttattataataatcttcGTTTCGAATCAGATGAGCACATAAAAAATGTTCAGTGTTCAATTATGATATTACATGCAGAAGATGATAATGTTATACCATTTTCCTTGGGTGAAAAA TTATACAAAGCAGGTATAAATTATCACGGTAATGGTAccaatcaaattcaatttacacgAATAGATTCGTCACATGGTCTTGGGCATAAATATATATGCCGCTATGAAAAACTACCTAATATAATTAG ATCATTTGTAGCAGAGACATGTAAAAATCGGACTGACTAA
- the LOC116426934 gene encoding lysophosphatidylserine lipase ABHD12 isoform X2, whose translation MVYWLPKKRFKKRYLFWMMKASIITYLVIFGLLPIIFHYSYSLQKKILFLNFVHWPLNVDFSKPESVGMKGTRNFYLITDQEVKIGVWQVLPQSLLNDSTIITDNDYENVLSNTKQPVFLYMHGNSGNRASGHRLELYKLFQSLDYHVISFDYRGYGDSEVVELSEVGVVEDSKYALEWVLKKVNGSSPVFVWGHSLGTGVSIHVLALLAQENIQPAGLFLEAPFNNIAEELSVHPLAQIFKHLPWFHWVIVEPFYYNNLRFESDEHIKNVQCSIMILHAEDDNVIPFSLGEKLYKAGINYHGNGTNQIQFTRIDSSHGLGHKYICRYEKLPNIIRSFVAETCKNRTD comes from the exons ATGGTATATTGGCTACCAAAGAAACGTTTCAAAAAAAG atatttattttGGATGATGAAAGCATCAATAATTACATACTTAGTTATATTTGGGCTCTTGcccattatatttcattattcttattccttacaaaagaaaatactctttttaaattttg taCATTGGCCACTTAATGTGGACTTTTCAAAGCCAGAGTCAGTTGGAATGAAAGGTACAAGGAACTTTTATCTAATAACTGATCAAGAAGTAAAAATCGGAGTAtg gCAAGTTCTACCTCAATCATTATTAAATGATTCTACTATTATAACTGATAATGATTATGAGAATGTATTGAGTAATACAAAACAACCTGTCTTTCTTTATATGCATGGTAATAGTGGAAATAGAGCAAGTGGTCATCGCttagaattatataaactttttCAATCATTAGATTATCATGTTATAAGTTTTGATTATAGAG GTTACGGTGACAGCGAAGTAGTAGAACTTTCAGAAGTAGGAGTAGTCGAAGATAGTAAATATGCATTAGAATGGGTGTTGAAAAAAGTCAATGGATCATCTCCTGTTTTTGTATGGGGCCATTCTTTAGGCACtgg TGTCTCCATTCACGTATTAGCATTATTGGCACAAGAAAATATTCAGCCAGCAGGTTTGTTCTTGGAAGCACCATTTAATAATATCGCAGAAGAATTAAGCGTACATCCATTAGCACAG atttttaaacatttaccaTGGTTTCATTGGGTTATTGTGGaaccattttattataataatcttcGTTTCGAATCAGATGAGCACATAAAAAATGTTCAGTGTTCAATTATGATATTACATGCAGAAGATGATAATGTTATACCATTTTCCTTGGGTGAAAAA TTATACAAAGCAGGTATAAATTATCACGGTAATGGTAccaatcaaattcaatttacacgAATAGATTCGTCACATGGTCTTGGGCATAAATATATATGCCGCTATGAAAAACTACCTAATATAATTAG ATCATTTGTAGCAGAGACATGTAAAAATCGGACTGACTAA
- the LOC116426937 gene encoding U6 snRNA-associated Sm-like protein LSm6, which translates to MSRKEALSQFIQQIHGRPVVVKLNSGVDYRGVLACLDGYMNIALEQTEEYVNGQLKDKYGDAFIRGNNVLYISTQKRRT; encoded by the exons ATGAGTCGCAAGGAAGCATTATCTCAATTTATTCAACAAATCCATGGACGTCCTGTTGTTGTAAAGTTAAATAGTGGTGTAGATTATAGAG GTGTTTTAGCTTGTCTTGATGGTTACATGAATATAGCATTGGAACAGACAGAAGAATATGTGAATGGTCAATTAAAAGATAAATACGGTGATGCTTTTATTCGTGGTaacaatgtattatatatcagtACACAAAAACGTAGaacttaa
- the LOC116426934 gene encoding lysophosphatidylserine lipase ABHD12 isoform X3, with translation MHQTTMELKRYLFWMMKASIITYLVIFGLLPIIFHYSYSLQKKILFLNFVHWPLNVDFSKPESVGMKGTRNFYLITDQEVKIGVWQVLPQSLLNDSTIITDNDYENVLSNTKQPVFLYMHGNSGNRASGHRLELYKLFQSLDYHVISFDYRGYGDSEVVELSEVGVVEDSKYALEWVLKKVNGSSPVFVWGHSLGTGVSIHVLALLAQENIQPAGLFLEAPFNNIAEELSVHPLAQIFKHLPWFHWVIVEPFYYNNLRFESDEHIKNVQCSIMILHAEDDNVIPFSLGEKLYKAGINYHGNGTNQIQFTRIDSSHGLGHKYICRYEKLPNIIRSFVAETCKNRTD, from the exons atgcatCAAACCACTATGGAATTAAAAAG atatttattttGGATGATGAAAGCATCAATAATTACATACTTAGTTATATTTGGGCTCTTGcccattatatttcattattcttattccttacaaaagaaaatactctttttaaattttg taCATTGGCCACTTAATGTGGACTTTTCAAAGCCAGAGTCAGTTGGAATGAAAGGTACAAGGAACTTTTATCTAATAACTGATCAAGAAGTAAAAATCGGAGTAtg gCAAGTTCTACCTCAATCATTATTAAATGATTCTACTATTATAACTGATAATGATTATGAGAATGTATTGAGTAATACAAAACAACCTGTCTTTCTTTATATGCATGGTAATAGTGGAAATAGAGCAAGTGGTCATCGCttagaattatataaactttttCAATCATTAGATTATCATGTTATAAGTTTTGATTATAGAG GTTACGGTGACAGCGAAGTAGTAGAACTTTCAGAAGTAGGAGTAGTCGAAGATAGTAAATATGCATTAGAATGGGTGTTGAAAAAAGTCAATGGATCATCTCCTGTTTTTGTATGGGGCCATTCTTTAGGCACtgg TGTCTCCATTCACGTATTAGCATTATTGGCACAAGAAAATATTCAGCCAGCAGGTTTGTTCTTGGAAGCACCATTTAATAATATCGCAGAAGAATTAAGCGTACATCCATTAGCACAG atttttaaacatttaccaTGGTTTCATTGGGTTATTGTGGaaccattttattataataatcttcGTTTCGAATCAGATGAGCACATAAAAAATGTTCAGTGTTCAATTATGATATTACATGCAGAAGATGATAATGTTATACCATTTTCCTTGGGTGAAAAA TTATACAAAGCAGGTATAAATTATCACGGTAATGGTAccaatcaaattcaatttacacgAATAGATTCGTCACATGGTCTTGGGCATAAATATATATGCCGCTATGAAAAACTACCTAATATAATTAG ATCATTTGTAGCAGAGACATGTAAAAATCGGACTGACTAA